A DNA window from Thermogemmata fonticola contains the following coding sequences:
- the nrfD gene encoding NrfD/PsrC family molybdoenzyme membrane anchor subunit has product MTVATTVELDHRKRPPAGSGLPLEPEMHPLVQRPHTLVSVGEALGDVVFKPHPRGWWLGFLAGFALLQMLLVAIAWLFYMGVGIWGINVPVAWGFAIVNFVWWIGIGHAGTLISAILLLMHQKWRTSINRFSEAMTIFAVMCAGMFPLLHMGRPWFFYWLYPFPNVAGVYPQFRSPLTWDVFAVTTYFTVSLVFWYIGLIPDLASLRDSAPKRIQRIIYGILALGWRGSAIHWRRYEKVYLLLAGLSTPLVLSVHTVVSFDFAVSIVPLWHATIFPPFFVAGAIFSGFAMVVALAIPVRRWYHLEDFITDHHLDLCGKVMLATGMLVCYGYFSEVWMAWYGHSLYEWGTTIERLFGPYGWSYWCLIFCNLVVPQILWSRRARRSDFWLMVVSIFVLIGMWFERYVIVITLSREYIPAAWGRYAPTVWDYATMLGSLGLFLTLFFLFVRYLPMISMAEMRELLPKRQGGGGGHSIMENAP; this is encoded by the coding sequence ATGACCGTGGCGACGACTGTGGAACTGGATCACCGCAAGCGCCCGCCGGCCGGCTCTGGGCTGCCGCTGGAACCGGAGATGCACCCGCTGGTGCAGCGGCCCCACACGTTGGTGTCGGTGGGTGAGGCCCTGGGAGATGTGGTGTTCAAGCCCCACCCCCGCGGCTGGTGGCTCGGCTTTCTCGCTGGCTTCGCCTTGCTCCAGATGCTGCTGGTGGCCATCGCCTGGCTCTTCTACATGGGTGTGGGCATCTGGGGCATTAACGTTCCCGTGGCTTGGGGATTCGCCATCGTCAACTTCGTCTGGTGGATCGGCATCGGCCACGCGGGCACCCTCATCTCCGCCATCTTGTTGCTCATGCATCAGAAATGGCGGACCAGCATCAACCGCTTCTCGGAAGCTATGACCATCTTCGCCGTCATGTGCGCGGGGATGTTCCCCCTGCTGCACATGGGCCGGCCGTGGTTCTTCTACTGGCTTTACCCCTTCCCCAACGTCGCCGGTGTCTACCCGCAGTTCCGCAGCCCGCTGACCTGGGACGTGTTCGCAGTCACCACCTATTTCACCGTCTCGCTGGTCTTCTGGTACATTGGGCTGATCCCGGACCTGGCCTCGCTGCGGGACTCGGCGCCCAAGCGCATCCAGCGGATCATTTACGGCATTTTAGCGCTGGGATGGCGCGGCTCGGCCATCCACTGGCGGCGCTACGAGAAGGTGTATCTGCTACTGGCCGGCCTCTCCACGCCGCTGGTCTTGTCCGTGCACACGGTGGTGAGCTTCGACTTCGCCGTCTCCATCGTGCCGCTCTGGCATGCAACCATCTTCCCCCCCTTCTTCGTAGCCGGGGCGATCTTCTCTGGATTTGCCATGGTGGTGGCTTTGGCCATTCCGGTCCGCCGCTGGTACCACCTGGAAGATTTCATCACGGACCACCATCTGGATTTGTGCGGCAAGGTGATGCTGGCGACCGGCATGCTGGTGTGCTACGGCTACTTCAGCGAAGTCTGGATGGCCTGGTACGGCCACTCCCTCTACGAATGGGGCACGACCATCGAGCGGCTCTTCGGCCCTTACGGCTGGTCGTATTGGTGCTTGATCTTCTGCAATTTGGTCGTGCCGCAGATTCTCTGGTCCCGGCGGGCACGTCGCAGCGACTTCTGGCTGATGGTGGTGTCGATCTTCGTCCTTATTGGCATGTGGTTTGAGCGGTACGTGATCGTGATCACGCTCAGTCGCGAATATATTCCGGCGGCCTGGGGCCGTTATGCACCGACGGTGTGGGATTACGCCACGATGCTCGGCTCCCTGGGCCTGTTCCTGACGTTATTTTTCCTATTCGTGCGGTACTTGCCGATGATCTCAATGGCGGAAATGCGGGAACTGCTGCCGAAACGTCAGGGCGGCGGCGGTGGCCACTCGATTATGGAGAACGCTCCGTGA
- a CDS encoding DUF3341 domain-containing protein, translating into MNPAETPSGAGLTPAKLYGLLAEFETSEQMVEAARRAKEKGYTYLDCYSPYPVGEAADALGFPKSEMGTVMFLGGLTGAVSGFLMQYWANAYGYSLNIGSRPYFSWPSFVPVTFEMMVLTAALTGLFGLIAICGLPCYYHPLFHSERFARATRDRFFLCIEASDPRFDPVATREFLQSLQPLSVEEVPE; encoded by the coding sequence GTGAACCCAGCCGAGACTCCCTCTGGAGCGGGTCTGACCCCGGCGAAACTCTACGGCTTGCTGGCCGAGTTTGAAACCAGCGAGCAGATGGTCGAGGCGGCCCGCCGTGCCAAAGAGAAGGGGTACACCTACCTGGACTGCTACAGCCCCTATCCGGTGGGGGAAGCCGCCGATGCCCTGGGCTTCCCCAAATCGGAGATGGGCACCGTGATGTTCCTGGGCGGCCTGACCGGCGCCGTCTCCGGCTTCCTGATGCAATACTGGGCCAATGCCTACGGCTACAGCCTCAACATCGGCAGCCGGCCGTATTTCAGTTGGCCTTCGTTTGTGCCGGTCACCTTCGAGATGATGGTGCTGACCGCGGCCCTGACCGGCCTGTTCGGGCTGATCGCCATCTGCGGCCTGCCCTGCTATTACCATCCGCTGTTCCATAGCGAACGGTTCGCCCGGGCGACACGGGATCGCTTTTTCCTGTGCATCGAGGCTAGCGATCCGCGCTTCGATCCGGTGGCGACCCGCGAATTCCTCCAGAGCCTGCAACCGCTCTCGGTTGAGGAGGTGCCGGAATGA
- a CDS encoding c-type cytochrome has translation MTPLLPLLDRFAARLRRLPRSGLLLLAACAWASLSSGCRQKMADQPYYRPYEPSDFFADGRSARPLERGVIHRAQYLETDPIATGLTLEEWQRAYALAANPTVDLKTPTPIENRDLAVGAPRFDPRDKDKPKVYVEEFPFPLTEADLRRGQERYTIYCAVCHGPLGNGQGKIWERGYLTPTSFHTEKVSPQEIDVPNPSDIPLGYSRGYALWGIKIPLREAPIGYYFEVITKGYGGMPSYAAQIAPADRWRIIAYIRVLQWSQRLPADWLPPDVRSQLDAGGQK, from the coding sequence ATGACGCCGCTATTGCCGCTCTTAGACCGCTTTGCCGCTCGGCTGCGCCGGCTCCCCCGTTCGGGTCTGCTGCTTTTGGCCGCTTGCGCCTGGGCGAGTCTGTCCAGCGGCTGCCGCCAGAAAATGGCCGACCAGCCCTATTACCGGCCTTACGAACCGAGCGACTTTTTCGCCGATGGCCGCTCCGCCCGGCCCCTGGAGCGCGGCGTCATTCACCGGGCACAGTACCTGGAGACTGACCCCATCGCTACCGGCTTGACGCTGGAAGAATGGCAGCGGGCCTATGCCTTGGCCGCCAATCCGACCGTGGACCTGAAAACGCCCACGCCGATAGAGAATCGGGACCTGGCGGTCGGTGCGCCGCGCTTCGATCCGCGAGACAAAGACAAACCGAAGGTGTACGTGGAGGAGTTTCCTTTCCCGCTGACGGAGGCCGATCTGCGTCGAGGCCAGGAGCGTTACACCATCTACTGCGCGGTGTGCCACGGTCCCCTGGGCAATGGACAGGGGAAAATCTGGGAGCGGGGCTACTTGACGCCCACCTCCTTCCACACCGAGAAAGTCTCGCCGCAGGAAATCGACGTGCCCAATCCCTCGGACATTCCCCTGGGATATTCCCGCGGCTATGCCCTGTGGGGGATCAAAATCCCTCTGCGGGAAGCTCCGATCGGCTACTATTTTGAGGTGATTACCAAGGGTTATGGGGGCATGCCCAGCTACGCAGCCCAGATAGCACCGGCGGATCGCTGGCGGATCATCGCCTATATCCGCGTGTTGCAATGGAGCCAGCGTCTGCCGGCGGACTGGCTGCCCCCGGATGTGCGCTCCCAACTGGACGCGGGAGGTCAGAAGTGA
- a CDS encoding 4Fe-4S dicluster domain-containing protein: MSQERTEQQRVELGVVPAGESQSAAAEAEPWRDEFPPGAMEWTDEVSRRHFLTLMGASLALAGAAGCNVRPAPARKILPYTVQPAEITPGVPLFFATAHPLGGYGTGILVRSNEGRPTKIEGNPDHPSSLGGTDAIAQASLLDLYDPDRSQTPTHNGQPIGYEQVIQAVRKELYVLGEPKKSVRLRIVTETVTSPTLGAAITRLLQDFPQAKWVQHEPVSRENVREGSRLAFGRLVHTLFDFTQADVVLALDADFLGFGPGHVRYARDFARRRKVRTDPQDGVKPEQMNRLYAVESMPSSTGSVADHRLALPSSIIESFLRDVAREVGLPNVPPSGPLPPVVQSSVRPIAEDLKSRQGRVAIVVGEHLPPSVHALAHALHVHLGAVGKTVRYTEPVEVLPEPARRIDLKTLVAEMQQKQVDVLLILSSNPAYTAPADVPFAEALRSVPFKLHLGTHQDETAVLCPWHVPEAHYLETWGDIRGHDGTVTIQQPLIAPLYGGKSALELLADITAAPYREGYDIVRDYWRKRFQAEKRSGIFEVFWQESVRRGTVAGTEAPAVTPTLQKDWLAQASVPPGPPVEGQFELNFRPDPLLYDGRYANNGWLQECPKPVTRMTWDNAVYMSPNTAQKLGVKVNFRWTGGEHGRAEVTVVELKYRDRTIRAPAWILPGHADGCLTVHLGFGRTRAGKHVASSPQEPNAEGKPVRGFNAYALRTSDAPWGGRGATVERTSQTYYLACVQGRWYSAQRDPISGLEMDRKPVRYGTLDDYRRFPQFAKIPPMATGEWELINENVPMPKGYSPTGHNGHSHTGHSHNGHDHAQQGHKGEHNGKAGHGTDTHQHDEDNHHDPRLRPLTMYHPMETLAPDLRPEQRRRWAMAVDLSACSGCSACVIACVSENNTPVVGKYEVTRGRLMHWINIDRYYVGPEDKPEQLQTYFQPRMCVQCENAPCEVVCPVGATAHSSDGLNDMAYNRCVGTRYCSNNCPYKVRRFNFLTYSDWSTGTLKLGRNPEVTVRSRGVMEKCTFCVQRIRYAEIVAEREGRSIRDGEIVTACQAACPSGAIVFGDLNDPDSVVSRWKKEPTNYGLLAELNTRPRLTYLAALRNPNPAMPKGA; encoded by the coding sequence ATGAGCCAGGAGCGGACGGAGCAGCAGCGCGTGGAACTGGGGGTGGTGCCCGCCGGCGAAAGTCAGAGCGCTGCCGCTGAAGCGGAGCCTTGGCGGGACGAATTCCCCCCCGGTGCGATGGAATGGACCGATGAGGTCAGCCGCCGCCATTTCCTGACGCTGATGGGGGCTTCCCTAGCCCTGGCGGGCGCTGCCGGATGCAACGTCCGCCCCGCGCCAGCTCGCAAAATCCTTCCTTACACCGTACAACCCGCCGAGATCACGCCGGGCGTGCCCCTCTTTTTCGCCACCGCCCATCCGCTGGGAGGCTACGGCACCGGCATCCTTGTTCGCAGCAACGAAGGCCGACCCACCAAGATCGAAGGCAACCCCGACCACCCCTCCAGCCTGGGCGGCACCGATGCCATCGCTCAAGCCAGCCTCCTGGACCTCTACGACCCGGACCGCTCGCAAACCCCCACGCATAATGGCCAGCCGATCGGCTACGAACAGGTGATCCAGGCGGTGCGCAAGGAGCTGTACGTTCTGGGGGAACCGAAGAAGAGCGTCCGGCTGCGGATTGTGACGGAAACGGTGACCTCGCCGACGCTCGGTGCGGCTATCACCCGCCTGCTCCAGGATTTCCCCCAGGCCAAGTGGGTGCAGCATGAGCCAGTCAGCCGGGAGAATGTCCGGGAAGGCAGCCGCCTGGCCTTTGGCCGCCTCGTCCACACCCTCTTCGACTTCACTCAGGCGGACGTGGTCTTAGCCCTGGATGCGGACTTCCTCGGCTTCGGCCCCGGCCATGTCCGCTATGCCCGCGACTTTGCCCGGCGGCGCAAGGTGCGGACCGACCCCCAGGACGGCGTCAAACCGGAGCAGATGAACCGGCTCTACGCCGTGGAATCGATGCCCAGCAGCACTGGCTCGGTGGCGGACCACCGCCTGGCTCTGCCTAGCTCGATAATAGAGTCGTTCCTGCGTGATGTGGCGCGCGAAGTGGGGCTGCCGAATGTCCCACCCTCCGGGCCGCTGCCGCCGGTGGTGCAAAGCAGCGTCCGGCCCATCGCCGAGGACCTCAAGAGCCGTCAAGGCCGCGTGGCTATCGTCGTCGGAGAACACCTGCCGCCTTCCGTGCACGCCCTAGCCCATGCCCTCCATGTCCACCTGGGCGCGGTCGGCAAGACAGTACGTTACACCGAACCGGTGGAAGTCCTCCCCGAACCCGCCCGCCGGATCGATCTGAAAACTCTCGTGGCGGAGATGCAGCAGAAGCAGGTGGATGTTCTGCTCATTCTCTCCAGCAATCCCGCCTACACCGCTCCGGCGGATGTTCCCTTTGCCGAAGCCCTGCGTTCCGTGCCTTTCAAGTTGCATCTGGGCACCCATCAGGACGAGACAGCGGTGCTCTGTCCCTGGCACGTTCCGGAGGCACATTATCTGGAAACGTGGGGGGACATCCGCGGACACGACGGCACCGTGACGATCCAGCAGCCACTGATCGCGCCCCTCTACGGCGGCAAGTCGGCCCTAGAGCTGCTCGCGGACATCACCGCCGCCCCCTATCGGGAAGGGTACGACATTGTGCGGGACTATTGGCGCAAGCGCTTCCAAGCCGAGAAGCGCAGCGGCATCTTCGAGGTGTTCTGGCAGGAGTCGGTCCGGCGCGGGACAGTCGCAGGGACGGAGGCTCCCGCCGTCACGCCGACTCTTCAGAAGGATTGGCTAGCGCAAGCCTCCGTGCCTCCGGGGCCGCCCGTCGAGGGGCAATTCGAGTTGAACTTCCGCCCCGATCCGCTGCTTTACGATGGCCGTTACGCCAACAACGGCTGGCTCCAAGAATGCCCCAAGCCGGTCACCCGCATGACTTGGGACAACGCTGTGTACATGAGTCCGAACACGGCGCAAAAGCTCGGCGTGAAAGTCAACTTCCGCTGGACGGGGGGCGAACATGGCCGAGCGGAAGTGACGGTCGTGGAATTGAAGTATCGGGACCGGACAATTCGCGCGCCGGCGTGGATTCTGCCTGGCCATGCCGACGGCTGCCTCACAGTGCACCTGGGGTTTGGACGCACGCGGGCCGGCAAGCACGTGGCCAGCTCCCCGCAGGAACCGAACGCTGAAGGCAAGCCGGTCCGCGGCTTCAACGCCTACGCCTTGCGCACCTCGGACGCTCCCTGGGGAGGCCGCGGCGCCACCGTGGAACGCACATCCCAAACCTACTACCTCGCCTGCGTCCAGGGGCGCTGGTACTCTGCCCAGCGTGATCCCATCTCCGGTCTGGAAATGGACCGCAAGCCCGTCCGCTACGGCACCCTGGACGACTACCGCCGCTTCCCCCAGTTTGCCAAAATCCCGCCGATGGCCACAGGCGAATGGGAACTGATCAACGAAAACGTCCCCATGCCCAAGGGGTACTCGCCAACGGGCCATAACGGCCACAGCCACACCGGTCACAGCCACAACGGCCATGACCACGCTCAGCAGGGACATAAGGGTGAGCACAACGGCAAGGCGGGTCACGGCACCGACACCCATCAGCATGATGAAGACAACCACCACGATCCCCGCCTGCGTCCTCTGACGATGTACCACCCGATGGAGACGCTCGCGCCAGACCTACGCCCGGAACAGCGGCGGCGCTGGGCCATGGCGGTGGACCTATCGGCATGCAGCGGCTGCTCGGCCTGCGTCATCGCGTGTGTCAGCGAGAACAACACACCCGTGGTCGGCAAGTACGAGGTGACGCGCGGGCGCCTCATGCACTGGATCAACATTGACCGTTACTACGTGGGACCGGAAGACAAGCCGGAACAGTTGCAGACCTACTTCCAGCCACGCATGTGCGTGCAATGCGAAAATGCCCCCTGCGAGGTGGTCTGCCCGGTGGGAGCGACGGCGCACTCCAGCGACGGCCTCAACGACATGGCCTACAACCGCTGCGTCGGCACCCGCTACTGCTCCAACAACTGCCCGTACAAAGTGCGGCGGTTCAACTTCCTGACCTATTCGGACTGGTCCACGGGTACCCTCAAGCTGGGGCGCAATCCGGAGGTAACCGTCCGCAGCCGCGGCGTGATGGAAAAGTGCACATTCTGCGTGCAGCGGATTCGCTATGCCGAGATCGTGGCGGAGCGCGAAGGGCGGAGCATTCGGGACGGGGAGATCGTGACGGCCTGCCAGGCGGCCTGCCCCTCCGGAGCCATCGTCTTCGGTGATCTCAACGATCCGGACAGCGTAGTGTCCCGCTGGAAGAAGGAACCGACCAACTATGGTTTGCTGGCGGAACTGAATACGCGGCCACGCCTGACCTATTTGGCGGCGCTGCGTAATCCGAATCCCGCCATGCCGAAGGGGGCATGA
- a CDS encoding cytochrome c3 family protein, whose amino-acid sequence MPQIFPKAVNPIARVVVLGFPLLLGSAGLTGAAFYRSSYATGVDEILPQPVAFSHAHHVGQLGIDCRYCHTSVEHSSSANIPPTKTCMNCHQQIWQGADMLAPVRESYRRDQPIEWNRVHNVPHYVYFNHSIHIAKGVGCVECHGRVDQVNLTKQHATLLMEWCIDCHRQPENFLRPRSEVFSMTWTPAKGGVWKPEDFFHPESEAAQKLIGQPRPTTQRELGELLKEQYKVRDKVTLTNCSMCHR is encoded by the coding sequence ATGCCGCAGATTTTCCCCAAAGCCGTCAATCCGATCGCGCGGGTGGTCGTGCTGGGCTTCCCGTTGCTGCTCGGCTCCGCGGGTCTGACGGGGGCCGCCTTCTACCGGTCCTCCTACGCGACGGGAGTCGATGAAATCTTGCCGCAGCCGGTGGCGTTTAGCCATGCCCACCATGTGGGCCAGCTCGGCATCGACTGCCGCTACTGCCATACTTCCGTGGAGCACTCCAGCTCGGCCAATATTCCTCCGACAAAGACGTGTATGAATTGCCATCAGCAAATCTGGCAGGGGGCGGATATGCTGGCACCGGTGCGGGAAAGCTACCGCCGGGATCAACCGATCGAGTGGAACCGCGTGCACAACGTGCCTCACTATGTGTACTTCAACCATTCCATCCACATCGCCAAGGGGGTGGGATGCGTTGAGTGCCACGGCCGAGTGGACCAGGTGAATCTGACCAAACAGCACGCCACGCTGCTGATGGAGTGGTGCATCGATTGCCACCGGCAGCCGGAGAACTTCCTGCGTCCGCGCAGCGAGGTCTTCAGCATGACCTGGACGCCGGCCAAAGGGGGCGTGTGGAAGCCGGAAGACTTCTTCCATCCCGAATCGGAGGCGGCCCAGAAACTCATCGGCCAACCCCGCCCCACCACCCAGCGGGAACTGGGAGAACTACTCAAGGAACAGTACAAGGTGCGGGACAAGGTCACGCTGACGAATTGCTCGATGTGCCACCGTTAG
- a CDS encoding SCO family protein, whose product MLRGFFGLLIVLMVAALFAIARAQPRVEAGVDERIGVQVPLDLPLRDEQDQPITLRECMAGKPTILVPMYYRCPMNCNLILRGLVETLREMPQNFSVGQQFHVVCLSFDHREHGDLARAKKEVTLQEYGRPGAESGWRFLTGSQESIAQTMDAIGYRFEFDKAYKEYNHPSAIILLSPQGLTTRYFYGFKYDGEIPVQGDMIELPDGTRKVPTTTLRLSIIEAAEGKGGSVLDRLILLCYRFDHLNKGYSLNVLRVVQFGGLLTLGLLIVGVGLALWRERRQAPAAATLAAVRNPPAVGPSVGSPWASPQPDSSDGKPSGGSA is encoded by the coding sequence ATGCTCCGCGGTTTCTTCGGCTTACTGATCGTGCTCATGGTGGCAGCCCTTTTTGCCATCGCCCGCGCCCAACCGCGCGTGGAAGCCGGAGTCGATGAACGCATCGGCGTGCAGGTGCCCCTCGATTTGCCCCTGCGAGATGAACAGGATCAGCCGATCACCCTCCGGGAGTGCATGGCGGGCAAGCCGACGATTCTGGTGCCGATGTACTACCGCTGCCCGATGAATTGCAACCTCATTCTGCGCGGCCTGGTGGAGACGCTCCGCGAGATGCCCCAGAACTTCTCGGTGGGCCAGCAATTTCACGTCGTCTGCCTGAGCTTCGACCACCGGGAGCACGGCGACCTGGCCCGCGCCAAAAAAGAGGTCACCCTCCAGGAATACGGCCGGCCCGGCGCGGAAAGCGGCTGGCGCTTCCTCACAGGCAGCCAAGAGTCCATCGCCCAGACCATGGACGCCATCGGCTACCGCTTCGAGTTCGATAAAGCCTACAAGGAATACAACCATCCCAGCGCCATCATCTTGCTGTCCCCGCAGGGGTTAACCACTCGCTACTTTTACGGTTTCAAATACGACGGAGAAATTCCCGTCCAGGGCGACATGATCGAATTGCCGGATGGCACGCGCAAAGTGCCGACGACCACGCTGCGGCTGTCGATCATCGAAGCCGCCGAGGGCAAAGGCGGTTCGGTCCTGGACCGCTTGATTCTGCTCTGCTACCGCTTCGATCACTTGAACAAAGGATATTCGCTCAACGTGCTGCGTGTGGTGCAATTCGGGGGACTGCTGACTCTGGGGCTGCTGATTGTGGGGGTGGGGCTAGCCCTGTGGCGGGAGCGTCGCCAGGCGCCGGCCGCTGCAACCCTCGCCGCGGTGCGCAACCCACCGGCTGTCGGCCCCTCTGTTGGCTCCCCCTGGGCATCCCCCCAGCCTGATTCCAGTGACGGCAAGCCGTCAGGAGGTTCCGCGTGA
- the coxB gene encoding cytochrome c oxidase subunit II, with amino-acid sequence MSYLLPFIPERASVLADRFEALFWYITLTTATAGLLVYAFIVYCCIKYRRSVSPGTTPRILGSHRLEIAWTIIPTIIFFTFYGWGVAVYNYAFHPPEDALEIFVIGKQWMWKAQYPTGQRVIIGGNPANMTEAERASIGRLVVPINRPIKVTLTSEDVIHNFGIPAFRSKMDVLPGRYTTSWFQPTKLGEFHIYCDQYCGTWHSLMVGKVAVVTQEEFEDFLLGAKNPQGSENAVDGSLAAQGRQLFLKLQCSTCHTAKPTARAPVLEGLYGSKVPLKGNRTEIADEQYIIESILKPRAKVVEGWEPIMPSYEGQVTAEDLAALVQYIRSLKRGTTPDRTEDFPVPVGAPTERPEPISPTKEKK; translated from the coding sequence GTGAGCTACCTGCTGCCTTTCATTCCGGAGCGCGCCTCGGTTCTGGCGGACCGCTTTGAAGCCCTCTTCTGGTACATCACCCTGACCACGGCCACGGCTGGCCTTCTGGTCTACGCCTTCATCGTGTACTGCTGCATTAAGTACCGGCGCTCCGTCTCGCCCGGCACCACGCCTCGCATTCTCGGCTCGCATCGGCTGGAGATTGCCTGGACCATCATCCCCACCATCATCTTCTTCACCTTTTACGGCTGGGGAGTAGCGGTGTATAACTACGCCTTCCATCCGCCGGAAGATGCCCTGGAGATTTTCGTCATCGGCAAGCAGTGGATGTGGAAGGCCCAGTATCCGACGGGCCAGCGGGTGATCATCGGCGGCAATCCGGCCAACATGACCGAAGCGGAACGTGCCAGCATCGGCCGGCTCGTTGTGCCCATCAACCGCCCCATCAAGGTCACTCTGACCTCGGAAGATGTGATTCACAACTTCGGCATTCCGGCCTTCCGCAGCAAAATGGACGTTCTGCCTGGACGTTACACCACCTCCTGGTTCCAACCGACGAAACTGGGAGAGTTCCACATCTACTGCGACCAGTACTGCGGCACGTGGCACTCCCTGATGGTGGGGAAAGTAGCCGTGGTCACGCAAGAGGAGTTTGAAGACTTCCTTCTGGGCGCGAAAAATCCCCAGGGGAGCGAGAATGCGGTGGACGGCTCTCTAGCCGCCCAAGGCCGGCAATTGTTCCTGAAGTTGCAGTGCAGCACTTGTCACACGGCCAAGCCGACCGCCCGTGCCCCCGTGCTGGAAGGACTCTACGGCAGCAAAGTCCCCCTCAAAGGCAACCGCACGGAAATCGCCGACGAACAGTACATTATCGAGTCGATCCTCAAGCCACGGGCCAAAGTCGTCGAGGGCTGGGAACCGATCATGCCCTCCTACGAAGGGCAGGTGACGGCTGAGGACCTGGCGGCCCTGGTCCAATATATCCGCAGCCTCAAGCGCGGCACCACGCCGGACCGCACCGAAGACTTCCCGGTCCCCGTGGGCGCTCCCACCGAGCGGCCTGAACCCATCTCCCCAACTAAGGAAAAGAAGTGA